One region of Lebetimonas natsushimae genomic DNA includes:
- a CDS encoding acetate--CoA ligase family protein: protein MNLIQKYKIPTPKEKRIKINETLGFDIFPCVLKIDLPIHKSEVGGVITNILNNDELNKAKDIILDNLKKHNIEVNENTNFLIQEEVKGIELIIGGKFNEIFEEVLIFGKGGILVEIEKDITYIDTNANEEEIIKAIKKTKISKIFPEFRGKKYNLKAVIDVIKNLQLMFNNEEITEFDINPLIVNEKGAYAVDIRIKEGKKNKKIFYPKTHSIFQNENIAIFGATDKKEKVGYAIAKNSLNSSANIYFVNPHLNTLFNKKVHHSIDELPHIDTSVIAIPTQFVLETVEKMAKKGCKNFVIISAGFKEAGNIEGEKKLKELALKYELNIVGPNCLGIYNGDKNLNLTFAKSSVFKGDIGIISQSGAVLTAIMDKAAAYKIGFSHIISMGNMADFNFANAINELNNQKSCKTISIYAEGIQYGKEFLKAIRNSKKEIFVFKAGKSEAAKKAAFSHTGNLAGNFEMFKILSENAGAIFKDSVESLIFSPKFSAKEIIIVTNAGGPGTILTDLVSQKAKIKKLDSKTFEKLNKVLPPTWSHNNPIDIIGDATSKRYKDTLEIVKDLADLIFIIITPQFMTDALSVVKILDSDKYIPILLGNESFTEAIEYLQKENKLFFTSLEEAVKIL from the coding sequence ATGAACTTAATACAAAAATATAAAATTCCAACTCCGAAAGAAAAAAGAATAAAAATCAATGAAACCCTTGGATTTGACATATTTCCCTGCGTTTTAAAAATAGATTTGCCTATTCATAAAAGTGAAGTTGGAGGTGTAATTACAAATATTTTAAATAATGATGAATTAAACAAGGCAAAAGATATTATTTTAGACAATCTTAAAAAACATAATATTGAAGTTAATGAAAACACTAATTTTCTTATTCAAGAAGAAGTTAAAGGAATTGAATTAATTATAGGGGGTAAATTTAATGAAATTTTTGAAGAAGTTTTAATTTTTGGAAAAGGTGGAATTTTAGTTGAAATTGAAAAGGATATAACATACATTGATACAAACGCAAATGAAGAAGAAATAATAAAAGCCATTAAAAAAACAAAAATATCAAAAATTTTCCCGGAATTCAGGGGCAAAAAATATAATTTAAAAGCAGTAATCGATGTAATTAAAAATCTCCAGCTTATGTTTAACAACGAAGAGATTACAGAATTCGATATTAATCCTTTGATTGTAAATGAAAAAGGGGCATATGCAGTTGACATAAGAATTAAAGAAGGCAAAAAAAATAAAAAAATCTTTTATCCCAAAACACATTCAATATTTCAAAATGAAAATATAGCAATATTTGGAGCAACAGATAAAAAAGAAAAAGTGGGGTACGCAATTGCCAAAAATTCCTTAAATTCTAGTGCAAATATTTATTTTGTAAACCCACATTTAAATACACTGTTTAACAAAAAAGTTCATCATTCTATTGATGAACTGCCTCATATAGACACATCCGTAATTGCAATTCCTACCCAGTTTGTCTTAGAGACAGTTGAAAAAATGGCAAAAAAAGGCTGTAAAAATTTTGTAATTATTTCTGCCGGATTTAAAGAAGCGGGAAATATAGAAGGAGAAAAAAAATTAAAAGAATTAGCCCTTAAATATGAGTTAAACATTGTAGGGCCAAACTGTCTCGGAATATATAACGGGGATAAAAATTTAAATCTAACTTTTGCAAAAAGCTCTGTGTTTAAAGGAGATATAGGTATTATTTCACAATCAGGGGCGGTTTTAACCGCAATAATGGATAAAGCGGCAGCTTATAAAATAGGTTTTTCACATATTATTTCCATGGGAAACATGGCGGATTTTAACTTTGCAAATGCCATAAATGAACTTAACAATCAAAAAAGCTGTAAAACAATATCCATTTATGCCGAAGGCATACAATACGGAAAAGAATTTTTAAAGGCTATCAGAAATTCAAAAAAAGAAATTTTTGTCTTTAAAGCTGGAAAAAGCGAAGCTGCAAAAAAAGCGGCATTTTCACACACCGGTAATCTGGCGGGTAATTTTGAAATGTTTAAAATATTAAGTGAAAATGCAGGGGCGATTTTTAAAGATTCAGTTGAAAGCCTGATTTTTTCACCAAAATTTAGTGCAAAAGAAATAATAATTGTTACAAATGCGGGAGGGCCCGGTACAATTCTTACAGATTTAGTATCTCAAAAAGCAAAAATTAAAAAGCTTGACAGTAAAACCTTTGAAAAATTAAACAAAGTTTTACCTCCCACCTGGTCTCATAATAATCCGATTGATATAATAGGTGATGCAACAAGCAAAAGATACAAAGACACCCTTGAAATTGTAAAAGATTTGGCTGATTTAATTTTTATAATTATTACTCCCCAATTTATGACGGATGCCCTTTCTGTTGTAAAAATATTAGACAGTGATAAATATATCCCGATTTTACTCGGAAATGAAAGTTTTACCGAAGCGATTGAATATCTTCAAAAAGAAAATAAATTATTTTTTACTTCTCTTGAAGAAGCGGTGAAAATTTTATAA